In Pirellulaceae bacterium, the sequence CCTTGGACGCAATGGCCTGTCAGCGGGCGGCTGCAATCTTTTGTGCTCTTGGCGATGCCAATCGCTTGCGTTTACTGACGTTGTTGATGAATGGTGAGAAGTGCGTTACCGAGATCGCAAAGGCGCTGAATGACAATAATCCGGCTGTTTCACAGCGATTAAGACTGCTGCGGAGTGAGCGGATTGTCACGCGCCGTCGAGCAGGAAAGCATATTTATTACTCTCTCGATGACCAACATGTTTCGGATCTCATTGCAAATGCGCTCGCCCACGCCGAGGAAAACTGCGAGCGCCACTCGTCTTAAACGCCGCTTCACCGTCTTGCCCAACGCTGAACAACCGTTATAAATGTCGATTCAGTGGTGACTTGGCTAATCCGAATGGAATAGCCAAATAGAATTCTTTATAGCTTATTGCGTATTGGTCACCTTACCAGCCGATGTCTCATTTATCGGTAGGGTTTCGCAGTAGAAGCGTGAAGAGGGCATTTGGGTGTTGATAGCGTGTATTTGCGGTGGAGTGTTGGAAGTGGGCATCCTCGCCTGTTTGGTCAGTGGAGTGACTTGTTTCGGTACCAGTCTCTTGAATCGGTCCCGTCATGTTGCCCATCTGGATCGAATTGCCGACGAACAGAAATCCAATTCGGAAGGCCCTGTCGTCGAGGATGATTCGACTGCGATTGAATGATCAGCAATAGGGCAGATTTGATCAGCAATCGTAACGGACGGGTTGACCTGTTCACTTTCGATCAACGGTCCGAGCAGCAAGAGACCGTCGTGTCAAGCTTTCGCTGGCAAACCCAGTTGTCACTCCCAGTTGTCACTCCCAGTACCGACTCGTTGACCTTTGTGCCTGGCTTTGCAGACTCTGCTGATCCGGCCAGTGATGCCCGATCTGATTGTCTTGTTGGTCAGTCCACGATGCTGGTAGGTGATAGGGCAACCGAGTAAAGCGAGTGGATTATGTTTTCTTCCTGGCTGAAACGTCGTCGACGGCAGCAGATTATTTCCCAGCCATTTCCCGCTGAGTGGAATTCTGTTCTACGTCAGAATGTAAAGCAGTTTGGTTTGCTTACCGATCAGGAGCAAAACCAAGTGCGCGACGATTTGGCTGTCTTGGTGGCAGAAAAAAATTGGGAGGGATGTGGTGGTTTGACCATCTCTGATGAGATCAAGGTGACGGTTTCCGCCTTAATCGCAATCCTCGTTCTCGGAATGGGCGACGAGTATTTCGATGCTGTGCTCTCGATTCTCGTTTACCCGGATGCCTACGTCGCCCCTGGGGCACATGCGGTTGAAGGGGGTCTCATCGTCGAAGGGGGTTCGGCCCGTGAGGGCGAAGCCTGGTATCGAGGTCCGGTGATCCTTTCATGGTCGGATGTACTCCGAAGCGGCCAGGGCAATAGTTGGGGCCACAATCTTGTTTTTCATGAGTTCGCGCATCAATTAGATATGCTCAACGGGCGTGTGGCAGATGGCATACCGCCGCTTGAATCTGCTCGCGAAACGACTCGCTGGGAAAGACTGATTCAGCAAACTTACCAACAACTCTGCCAAAACTGTGCCGAAGGGCAATCGACTGTTTTTGATTGTTATGGCACCACGAACATTGCTGAATTTTTTGCTGTTGCGACGGAAGCTTTTTTCGAGAAGCCGCAGCAATTTCAGCGGCATCACCCAGAACTCTATTCGATCTTCCGGAACTACTACCAACAAGATCCTTTTTCTCGGCTCAGTGCTTGAGCACTGTCTGGATCTCGATTTGCATGAGTGGCGCAGATTCGCGTTGGCTTTGACCGTTGCAAGCGTTGCTGATTTTATTCGGTCGAGGCTGGCGGGGTGATGGTCAGCCAAAGATCATAGCTCGGTTTCCCGGTAGCCGGTTCCGAGATTTTGGCAAATTTGGTGGGGACGCGTTCTGCCAGTCCGCTGATCCGTATCGGTAGGCTCGTCTGGTTGACTTCGGCGGTTGATTGCAGCTTTAATTTCACCGACTTGGCCGAATCGTTGTCGGGTTGTGAGTAAGTGGGCGCTGCGGTGATGCCGTCCGGAAGTCCCTTGGCAAGTATTTTAATGGATTCGTTGAAGCCTCCTTGTCGTGATACGGTGACGGGGATTTCGACGGAGCCATCAGCGGCCAAACTTACTTGATGTTGTCCAACACTCAATTCAAAATCTGATTTGCCGGATTGAAGTGTGAGTCGATAAACAAAGTCTTCACCGCCCCGCTTGTGTAAATCTTGGACCACGAGACGGACGCGTTCGGTCTGTTTGCACTGATATTCCAGCGTCGCATCTCGTTTTCCAGCCGTGTCATCGACTCGTGACAGCTCTTTGCCGTCGGAGGCCAGAAGCACCAAGACGGGGTCCAGCGGATAGCCGAGCGATCGACTTTCCATTTTCGCGATAAACGCCTCACCTTCTTTGAGATCAATAGAGTAGCTGTCTTCATCTCCTGCGGTATCGATACGGCCTGTGATCGTAGATG encodes:
- a CDS encoding metalloregulator ArsR/SmtB family transcription factor; translated protein: MSSHETASCSSDDHQVGQSSPLDAMACQRAAAIFCALGDANRLRLLTLLMNGEKCVTEIAKALNDNNPAVSQRLRLLRSERIVTRRRAGKHIYYSLDDQHVSDLIANALAHAEENCERHSS
- a CDS encoding zinc-dependent peptidase — translated: MFSSWLKRRRRQQIISQPFPAEWNSVLRQNVKQFGLLTDQEQNQVRDDLAVLVAEKNWEGCGGLTISDEIKVTVSALIAILVLGMGDEYFDAVLSILVYPDAYVAPGAHAVEGGLIVEGGSAREGEAWYRGPVILSWSDVLRSGQGNSWGHNLVFHEFAHQLDMLNGRVADGIPPLESARETTRWERLIQQTYQQLCQNCAEGQSTVFDCYGTTNIAEFFAVATEAFFEKPQQFQRHHPELYSIFRNYYQQDPFSRLSA